A genomic region of Miscanthus floridulus cultivar M001 chromosome 3, ASM1932011v1, whole genome shotgun sequence contains the following coding sequences:
- the LOC136541274 gene encoding glycine-rich cell wall structural protein 1.0-like, whose protein sequence is MATKPGASAAVLLLALLAVSAAGHNGRHSDNSNNPGGGGDPGAFFARMPWFGGAGQPGPGGGARPGGGFFGGWAEGGGLGYRRGTVVPPSTVCPQDGPCRGKRLTCPSRCFRTFSYGGKNGGGGGGGGGCSFDCTTRCAATC, encoded by the coding sequence atgGCCACCAAGCCCGGTGCTTCCGCCGCTGTGCTGCTCCTCGCCCTGCTGGCGGTATCGGCGGCCGGACACAACGGCCGCCACTCCGACAACAGCAACAatccgggcggcggcggcgacccggGCGCCTTCTTCGCCAGGATGCCGTGGTTCGGCGGCGCGGGGCAACCGgggcccggcggcggcgcgcggcccGGGGGCGGGTTCTTCGGCGGGTGGGCCGAGGGCGGCGGGCTCGGGTACCGGCGCGGCACGGTGGTGCCGCCGTCCACGGTGTGCCCGCAGGACGGTCCATGCCGCGGGAAGCGCCTCACCTGCCCGTCGCGCTGCTTCCGGACCTTCAGCTACGGCGGCaagaacggcggcggcgggggcggtggCGGAGGGTGCAGCTTCGACTGCACCACACGCTGCGCCGCTACCTGCTGA